From bacterium, one genomic window encodes:
- the rplK gene encoding 50S ribosomal protein L11, whose protein sequence is MAKEIQTVVKLQVPAGQANPAPPIGPVLGQAGVNIMDFCKQFNARTQKQAGDILPVVLTVYKDRSFNFELKQPPMSFLIKQALKLKKGSGVPNRDKVGKISMEQVKEIAEKKMADLNTKDIDQACKIVMGSCRSMGVDVLEA, encoded by the coding sequence ATGGCAAAGGAAATTCAAACCGTAGTGAAGCTGCAGGTTCCAGCGGGTCAAGCAAACCCGGCGCCGCCAATAGGACCAGTCTTGGGTCAGGCCGGCGTGAACATTATGGATTTTTGTAAGCAGTTCAATGCACGGACTCAAAAGCAGGCAGGAGATATCCTTCCAGTAGTTCTTACGGTGTACAAGGACCGTTCTTTCAATTTTGAACTCAAGCAACCGCCGATGTCTTTTCTTATTAAGCAGGCACTGAAGTTGAAGAAGGGGTCTGGTGTTCCAAACCGGGACAAGGTTGGAAAAATCTCGATGGAGCAGGTGAAGGAAATCGCCGAGAAGAAGATGGCAGATCTCAACACAAAAGACATCGACCAAGCGTGTAAGATTGTAATGGGGAGTTGCCGTAGCATGGGAGTGGACGTTCTGGAGGCGTAG